A stretch of Ligilactobacillus faecis DNA encodes these proteins:
- a CDS encoding universal stress protein, translating to MIKQEYQNILIPVDGSKAAEKALERGVEIALRNKAHVDILNVIDLKQFSVSFSGMIDANGDAVYQSFEDVEGYLNKLVERVHDLGLKDVSAHARFGSPRGIIAREFPEDHQNDLIIMGATGLNPVERLLVGSVTGYVTRVANCDVMVAR from the coding sequence ATGATCAAACAAGAATATCAAAATATTTTAATACCTGTCGATGGTTCCAAAGCTGCTGAAAAAGCACTCGAACGTGGTGTTGAGATCGCTTTGCGTAACAAGGCGCATGTGGACATTTTGAATGTGATCGATCTAAAGCAATTTTCGGTCAGTTTTTCAGGAATGATCGATGCCAATGGAGACGCAGTTTATCAAAGTTTTGAAGATGTTGAAGGTTACTTGAATAAATTGGTCGAGCGTGTCCATGACTTAGGGTTAAAGGATGTTTCAGCGCATGCTCGCTTTGGTTCTCCACGAGGGATCATCGCGCGTGAATTTCCTGAAGATCATCAAAATGATCTGATCATAATGGGGGCGACAGGTTTAAACCCAGTTGAAAGATTATTAGTGGGATCGGTGACAGGTTACGTAACTCGGGTTGCAAATTGTGATGTGATGGTCGCCCGGTAA
- the pepV gene encoding dipeptidase PepV, which yields MAINWQAEANKHKEDLLADLKTMLEIESVRDEANKTAEAPLGPGPKEALDKFLEIAKRDGFETLELDGLAGHIEYGAGDETLGILAHVDVMPAGAGWNTDPFKPVIKDGRLYARGASDDKGPSMAAYYALKIVKESGLPVSKKVRFILGTDEESQWRGMTHYFEKMPQPDFGFSPDAFFPIINGEKGNVSFIAEVAGTNGGQVELLSFDAGLRENMVPRDAEVYLKTTQDKEILQAFDAFVAANPITGTAYRKGDALYLHIIGKAAHAQEPRNGENAATYMATFLQQFAFGGAAAAFINFTADYLHRDSRMEKFGIAYTDEIMGDLTMNSGIYNFEAGKGGQITLNFRFPKGMDETDIKNGLEKAATPLDITVKRSGKLQVPHYVSPEDPMVKTLLDVYQEQTGEPASGKVVGGGTYGRLMERGVAFGAMFPGVPDTMHQANEFIPVDDLVKATAIYAQAIYELIK from the coding sequence ATGGCAATCAATTGGCAAGCCGAAGCAAATAAGCATAAAGAAGATTTGCTCGCAGATTTAAAAACAATGCTCGAGATCGAAAGCGTTCGAGACGAAGCAAACAAAACAGCAGAAGCACCACTTGGTCCAGGACCAAAAGAAGCTTTAGATAAATTTTTAGAGATCGCAAAGCGGGATGGATTTGAAACGCTTGAGCTTGATGGCTTAGCTGGACATATCGAATACGGTGCTGGTGATGAAACTTTAGGGATCTTAGCTCATGTGGATGTAATGCCTGCTGGTGCAGGCTGGAATACAGATCCTTTCAAACCAGTCATTAAAGATGGACGTTTATATGCGCGGGGCGCTTCTGATGACAAAGGTCCAAGTATGGCAGCTTACTATGCTTTAAAGATCGTAAAAGAGTCTGGCTTACCTGTTTCAAAGAAAGTTCGTTTCATTTTAGGAACAGATGAAGAAAGTCAATGGCGTGGGATGACTCATTATTTTGAAAAGATGCCCCAGCCAGATTTTGGCTTCTCACCTGATGCTTTTTTCCCGATCATCAATGGTGAAAAGGGAAATGTCAGCTTTATCGCTGAAGTTGCAGGGACAAACGGAGGACAAGTCGAACTATTGAGTTTTGATGCTGGTCTACGTGAAAACATGGTCCCACGCGATGCAGAAGTCTATTTAAAAACAACGCAAGATAAAGAGATCTTACAAGCATTTGATGCTTTTGTGGCAGCTAATCCGATCACAGGGACAGCTTATCGCAAAGGTGACGCGCTTTATTTGCATATCATTGGAAAGGCAGCACATGCGCAAGAACCACGTAATGGTGAAAACGCAGCTACTTATATGGCAACCTTTTTACAACAATTTGCTTTTGGTGGCGCTGCTGCTGCATTTATCAACTTTACAGCAGATTATTTACATCGTGATTCACGGATGGAAAAATTTGGGATCGCTTATACTGATGAGATCATGGGCGATCTGACGATGAACTCTGGGATCTATAATTTTGAAGCTGGTAAAGGTGGTCAGATCACCTTGAACTTCCGTTTTCCAAAGGGAATGGATGAAACTGATATCAAAAATGGCTTAGAAAAAGCAGCTACACCTTTAGATATCACCGTAAAACGCAGTGGAAAATTACAAGTGCCACATTATGTTTCCCCAGAAGATCCAATGGTCAAAACTTTACTTGATGTATATCAAGAACAGACTGGCGAGCCAGCAAGCGGTAAAGTTGTTGGTGGGGGGACTTATGGTCGTTTGATGGAACGTGGTGTTGCCTTTGGAGCGATGTTCCCAGGTGTACCAGATACGATGCACCAAGCAAATGAATTTATTCCAGTCGATGATCTTGTTAAAGCAACGGCGATCTATGCCCAAGCGATCTACGAATTGATCAAATAA
- a CDS encoding NAD(P)H-hydrate dehydratase: protein MKYITEKILDQVICKRPLNSHKGDYGKILLIAGSSQMGGAALMATSATVHSGAGLVTCATSATNKTALHTLIPEAMFLDYTDQAALVEKISSADVIVVGPGLAQSQTTIEILELLFLEIRPTTALIIDGTALTLLAKYPKLQTQLPKCPLILTPHQMEWQRLSQIKITDQKDPTKNQTVQQKLHATVVLKKFQSEIYHQNGTISQLTIGGPYMATGGMGDTLTGVIAAFLGQFKQVERSLALEAAVYLHSAVASELAQTRYVVLPTILSSQIPFFMARYSK, encoded by the coding sequence ATGAAATACATTACAGAAAAGATCCTAGACCAAGTTATTTGTAAACGTCCTTTAAATAGTCACAAAGGTGATTATGGTAAGATCTTATTGATCGCCGGTTCAAGTCAAATGGGAGGCGCAGCTCTAATGGCAACTAGTGCTACAGTTCACAGTGGCGCTGGCTTAGTAACATGCGCGACTTCAGCTACAAACAAAACTGCTTTACATACCTTGATCCCAGAAGCGATGTTTCTTGATTATACTGATCAAGCTGCTTTAGTTGAAAAGATCTCAAGCGCTGATGTGATCGTTGTAGGTCCTGGCTTAGCTCAAAGTCAAACAACGATTGAGATCTTAGAACTTCTCTTTTTGGAGATCCGACCAACAACAGCGCTTATCATTGATGGAACTGCACTCACACTTCTCGCTAAATATCCAAAATTACAGACTCAATTACCAAAATGTCCTCTGATTTTAACACCACACCAAATGGAATGGCAACGTCTTTCACAGATCAAGATCACAGACCAAAAAGATCCTACCAAAAATCAAACTGTCCAACAAAAATTACACGCTACTGTCGTTTTAAAAAAATTCCAAAGTGAGATCTATCACCAAAATGGCACGATCTCACAGCTAACGATCGGCGGTCCCTACATGGCGACTGGCGGAATGGGAGATACTTTAACGGGGGTCATCGCAGCTTTTCTTGGGCAATTCAAACAAGTCGAGCGCTCATTAGCGCTAGAAGCAGCAGTCTATCTCCATAGTGCTGTAGCTAGCGAACTTGCGCAAACACGCTATGTCGTCTTACCAACGATCCTAAGTTCCCAGATCCCTTTTTTTATGGCACGATATTCAAAATAA
- a CDS encoding pseudouridine synthase yields the protein MRLDKYLAEVGLGTRSEVKRLLKKKQITVDGKCIVDGKKQIEPTEVEVCYAGKPLRYQTYYYYMFNKPQGVLSATVDKAQKTIIELLTPSDQRPDLFPVGRLDKDTTGLMLVTNDGALAHELLAPKKHVAKTYRAKLAGIATEETIATFKAPLTLKNGEVTKPAQLKILSYDHDQAESLVEITITEGKYHQVKRMFAAVGLHVLELKRLKMGTLSLDEKLKAGQYRALTPQELASLKQK from the coding sequence ATGAGATTAGATAAATATTTGGCTGAGGTCGGCTTAGGAACGCGTTCAGAAGTTAAAAGGCTTTTGAAAAAAAAGCAGATCACAGTCGATGGCAAGTGCATAGTTGATGGAAAAAAGCAGATCGAACCGACTGAAGTAGAGGTCTGTTATGCGGGAAAACCATTGCGTTATCAAACATATTACTACTATATGTTCAACAAGCCTCAAGGTGTTTTATCAGCAACTGTTGATAAAGCGCAAAAAACGATCATCGAGCTATTAACTCCTAGCGATCAAAGACCAGATCTTTTTCCAGTGGGACGCTTAGATAAAGATACGACTGGACTTATGCTTGTTACAAATGACGGTGCCTTGGCCCATGAGCTTTTAGCTCCTAAAAAGCATGTTGCTAAAACTTACCGCGCTAAGCTAGCAGGGATCGCGACTGAAGAAACGATCGCAACTTTCAAAGCACCGCTCACATTAAAAAATGGCGAGGTAACGAAACCAGCGCAGTTAAAGATCCTTTCTTATGATCACGATCAAGCTGAAAGTCTAGTAGAGATCACGATCACTGAAGGTAAATATCATCAAGTCAAGCGAATGTTTGCAGCTGTAGGGCTTCATGTTTTAGAATTGAAACGTTTAAAAATGGGGACTTTAAGCTTAGATGAGAAATTAAAAGCTGGTCAATATCGGGCCTTGACGCCACAAGAATTGGCCAGCTTGAAACAAAAATAA
- a CDS encoding putative polysaccharide biosynthesis protein, whose protein sequence is MKSKMLKGSAWMTAGSIISRVLGAIYIIPWYSWFGADKLQANALYTKGYTVYSIFLMIAISGIPSAVAKQVAHYNSRNEYQVSKRLFKASLVTLFLVGALCTLVFWWIAPYISQGDLKVVPIYRSLSIALLVIPSMSLLRGYFQGFQDMAPSALSQLIEQLVRIIYMLGATFITVKVLGRSYEAGVWQSTFAAFIGAIGGTLLLIIYYLKKRPKLVQLEQQSANKLQISDQTLLKEVLYQALPFIFIACAMTMFNLVDQFSFPVILKQVTSYSYETINGLYALFAGNANKLIMIVVALSTAMATTAIPLLSEAVTKGERELTQEQLLGALELLFFVMLPAVLGMAAVSRPLYLVFYGYDQTGIYVLAVSAYMTIAMGLFNVLGSLLQGIYENKQAIKYTAIGLLLKLILQYPLTAWLHVFGPIVATGIAMIIASYLMLRFLYYKYDLPTAKLQQNFNRLLSYALLMFVIVLCLTWGWQLIFPGNSRILALVELCLCAGVGGYLYLGLCLKSRLLQQILGENVAHKLTRLIKLRLR, encoded by the coding sequence ATGAAGTCTAAGATGTTGAAAGGCTCAGCTTGGATGACAGCAGGAAGCATTATCTCAAGAGTCTTAGGAGCGATCTATATCATTCCTTGGTATAGTTGGTTTGGAGCAGATAAGCTCCAAGCTAATGCGCTCTATACTAAAGGCTACACAGTCTATAGTATTTTTCTAATGATCGCGATCTCGGGGATCCCATCAGCTGTTGCTAAGCAAGTTGCCCACTACAACTCGAGAAATGAGTATCAAGTCTCAAAAAGACTTTTTAAGGCGAGTTTAGTAACGCTTTTTTTAGTAGGCGCGCTATGTACACTTGTTTTTTGGTGGATCGCTCCATATATTTCGCAAGGGGATCTAAAAGTCGTTCCAATCTACCGCTCACTTTCGATCGCACTTTTAGTGATCCCTTCGATGAGTCTTTTACGGGGATATTTCCAAGGTTTTCAAGATATGGCACCTTCAGCTCTATCTCAATTGATTGAGCAGTTAGTGCGGATCATTTATATGTTAGGAGCAACGTTTATTACCGTCAAAGTTTTAGGTCGTTCATATGAAGCAGGTGTTTGGCAGTCAACGTTTGCTGCTTTTATAGGAGCGATCGGGGGCACATTACTGCTCATCATTTACTATTTGAAAAAGCGACCTAAGTTAGTTCAGTTAGAGCAACAAAGTGCAAATAAATTACAGATCTCAGATCAAACATTATTAAAAGAAGTACTATACCAAGCGTTGCCGTTTATTTTTATCGCTTGTGCGATGACGATGTTCAATTTAGTCGATCAATTTAGCTTCCCTGTGATCTTGAAGCAAGTAACTTCGTATAGTTATGAAACGATCAATGGGTTATATGCTTTGTTTGCAGGTAATGCAAACAAATTGATCATGATCGTTGTAGCATTATCCACGGCGATGGCAACAACAGCGATCCCGTTATTGAGTGAAGCAGTTACTAAAGGTGAACGTGAATTGACACAGGAGCAACTTTTAGGTGCCTTAGAGCTACTTTTTTTTGTGATGCTTCCAGCGGTTTTAGGGATGGCAGCAGTTAGTCGTCCGTTATATCTTGTTTTTTATGGCTATGATCAAACAGGGATCTATGTCTTAGCTGTTTCAGCTTATATGACGATCGCCATGGGGTTATTTAATGTGCTAGGTTCTCTATTACAAGGGATCTATGAAAATAAACAAGCGATCAAATATACTGCCATAGGCTTATTGCTAAAACTCATCTTACAGTATCCGTTGACAGCTTGGCTTCATGTTTTTGGACCGATCGTTGCAACTGGGATCGCGATGATCATTGCAAGTTATTTGATGTTACGCTTTTTATACTATAAATATGATCTACCAACCGCAAAATTACAGCAAAATTTCAATCGACTATTAAGTTATGCACTTTTGATGTTTGTTATTGTCTTATGTTTGACTTGGGGGTGGCAGCTGATTTTCCCGGGAAATAGTCGGATCTTAGCTTTAGTAGAATTGTGTCTTTGTGCAGGAGTTGGCGGCTATTTATATTTGGGCTTATGTTTGAAGAGTCGGTTGCTCCAACAGATCTTAGGGGAAAATGTTGCCCATAAACTGACGAGATTGATAAAATTACGTTTACGGTGA